A genomic segment from Scomber japonicus isolate fScoJap1 chromosome 11, fScoJap1.pri, whole genome shotgun sequence encodes:
- the LOC128368148 gene encoding carboxypeptidase O-like yields the protein MEKMKLWILGLFLLLNSGLETSHGLVDGLESMWNYNYTRYHPMDEIYSWMEDVKQGNPELVSSAVYGHTFEGRSITLLKLGLKNPEGREKKVIWMDCGIHAREWIAPAFCQWFVKEIVQSYKTNEELKQILQNLDIYVTPVINVDGYIFSWANDSTRLWRKSRSLPPEGSSCYGVDLNRNFNANWGTVGVSFDSCALTYCGKSAGSEPEAEAVMDFVGKMIDQTVLFLTIHSAGQLILLPYGHPEIHAPNYNELVSVGKKAAEEMKKVHGMTYTVGTSPQILYANSGSSRDWARLSGIPFSYTFELRDKGEFSHLLPEEQIQPACEEAYAGALSIITYVHNKAFNNGTLPNAAVITVSGVALKIWSSMMVVFLTTGVLV from the exons atggagaaaatgaaactTTGGATTCTAGGTTTGTTCCTGTTACTAAACAGCGGCTTGGAGACTTCTCATGG TTTAGTTGATGGTTTGGAATCAATGTGGAATTATAATTATACCAGATATCACCCCATGGATGAG ATATACAGCTGGATGGAAGATGTGAAGCAAGGGAACCCCGAACTGGTTTCCTCTGCTGTCTATGGACACACCTTTGAAGGAAGAAGTATCACATTGCTGAAG CTGGGACTAAAAAACCCAGAAGGCAGAGAGAAGAAGGTGATATGGATGGACTGTGGTATCCACGCTCGGGAGTGGATCGCTCCCGCCTTCTGTCAGTGGTTTGTCAAAGAG ATTGTGCAGTCATACAAAACCAATGAAGAGCTGAAACAGATACTGCAGAATCTTGACATTTATGTTACTCCTGTGATCAATGTGGATGGATACATATTCAGCTGGGCTAATGACAGT ACTCGTCTGTGGAGGAAgtctcgctccctccctcctgaaGGCAGTAGCTGTTACGGTGTTGATCTCAACAGAAACTTTAATGCCAACTGGGGGA CGGTTGGAGTGTCATTTGACAGTTGTGCACTCACCTACTGTGGGAAATCAGCAGGGTCAGAGCCTGAGGCTGAAGCTGTGATGGACTTTGTGG gTAAAATGATTGACCAGACTGTACTTTTTCTCACCATCCACTCTGCTGGGCAACTTATACTCCTGCCATATGGCCATCCTGAGATTCATGCACCCAACTACAATGAACTG GTTTCAGTTGGTaagaaagcagcagaagaaATGAAGAAGGTCCATGGAATGACCTACACTGTAGGAACATCTCCACAGATCCTCT ATGCAAATTCAGGTTCAAGTCGAGACTGGGCTCGTCTCAGTGGCATTCCATTCTCGTACACCTTTGAGCTGCGAGACAAGG GCGAGTTCAGCCATTTGCTGCCAGAAGAGCAGATTCAGCCAGCGTGCGAGGAGGCCTACGCAGGAGCTCTCTCCATCATCACATATGTTCACAACAAAGCCTTTAACAACGGTACCCTCCCTAATGCTGCTGTCATCACAGTGTCTGGTGTTGCTTTGAAGATATGGAGTAGTATGATGGTTGTGTTTCTCACTACAGGAGTCTTGGTGTAA
- the LOC128368162 gene encoding melanoregulin-like → MGAKYTICCCRYYLNHSREEKNAILRMRTTRASRPVEQLSSESSDSDTEEESLFGPQTTSLSTQSNQQSQRSAEHPWASINRPCDSPVRRGSDRELQAFISMRDQTDKATEEWEKLNYDIHTLCYARREVRSRWKKILLQLGYQCEVDALLCVNRQSQFSQDQEHLNRATELLKQLLDHTSLFPQGTGHQNKYLYVMDRLVSLDSAEEFVRLAKEKYPMKEG, encoded by the exons ATGGGTGCCAAGTATACCATCTGCTGCTGTCGTTACTACTTGAACCAcagcagggaggagaaaaatgCTATTTTGCG TATGCGCACCACCAGAGCTTCAAGACCAGTAGAACAGTTATCCAGTGAGTCCAGCGAcagtgacacagaggaggagagcctTTTTGGGCCGCAGACTACAAGTCTGAGCACACAGAGCAATCAGCAAAGCCAGAGGAGTGCTGAACACCCCTGGGCAAGCATAAACAGACCCTGTGACTCTCCCGTCAGGCGAGGATCTGACAGAGAGTTACAGGCTTTTATCAGCATGAGAGACCAAACAGACAAGGCAACAGAG GAATGGGAAAAGCTGAATTATGACATACACACTCTGTGCTATGCCCGGCGAGAAGTCAGATCTCGATGGAAGAAAATCCTGCTGCAGCTAG GTTATCAGTGCGAGGTGGATGCCTTGTTGTGTGTGAACAGACAGAGCCAGTTCAGTCAAGACCAGGAGCATCTAAACAGAGCTACTGAACTGTTGAAACAGCTGCTGGACCACACCTCTCTGTTCCCACAAGGAACCGGACACCAGAACAAATACCTCTACGTCATG GACCGCCTGGTGTCCCTGGACAGTGCTGAGGAGTTTGTCAGACTGGCTAAAGAAAAATATCCCATGAAAGAAGGCTGA